A section of the Trachemys scripta elegans isolate TJP31775 chromosome 10, CAS_Tse_1.0, whole genome shotgun sequence genome encodes:
- the C10H15orf40 gene encoding UPF0235 protein C15orf40 homolog, with protein sequence MLVALAGFRRRGGWGQGPVSACVRSWSGAMPRRGKEKCKDPVKPPVLSGPVVTDKSGSVTIAIHAKPGSKQNAITDVTTEAVGVAIAAPPSEGEANAELCRYLSKVLEVKKSEVVLDKGGKSREKVVKILVSMTPDEVLEKLKKEATS encoded by the exons ATGCTGGTGGCCCTGGCCGGCTTCCGTCGGCGCGGCGGCTGGGGGCAGGGTCCCGTCAGTGCCTGCGTGCggagctggagcggggccatgcccCGGAGG GGAAAAGAAAAGTGTAAAGACCCAGTAAAACCTCCTGTTCTGTCAGGTCCGGTTGTAACTGACAAAAGTGGTTCCGTCACTATTGCTATTCATGCCAAACCTGGATCCAAACAAAATGCTATAACAG ATGTGACAACTGAGGCAGTAGGTGTAGCTATTGCTGCACCTCCATCAGAAGGGGAGGCAAATGCAGAGCTGTGTCGTTACCTTTCTAAGGTCCTAGAAGTGAAGAAGAGCGAAGTTGTTTTAGATAAG GGTGGTAAATCTCGTGAAAAAGTGGTGAAGATTTTGGTGTCGATGACTCCAGATGAGGTTttagagaaactgaaaaaagaagcTACCAGTTGA